In Cygnus atratus isolate AKBS03 ecotype Queensland, Australia chromosome 30, CAtr_DNAZoo_HiC_assembly, whole genome shotgun sequence, the following proteins share a genomic window:
- the RDH8 gene encoding retinol dehydrogenase 8, with protein sequence MAGPAPRTVLVTGCSSGIGLAVAVRLAQDPQRRFQVIATMRDLRKKEKLEEAAGPALGKTLSIQRLDVCSDTSVAECLSSIPGGRVDVLVNNAGVGHVGPVESISVEEMKRVFETNFFGAVRMVKAVLPDMKRRRSGHIVVVSSVMGLQGIVFNDVYAASKFAVEGFCESLAVQLLQFNVFVSMVEPGPVNTDFELKLMEEVSRSEFPGADEATVRYFKDVYLPASHEIFTTLGQSPAAVAKAIASVIGAQRPAFRTQTNGLYTPLVALKYADPSGDLSVRTYHRLLFHYGTLFHLSMAALRCLTCGCFRRRIAPL encoded by the exons AtggccggccccgcgccccgcaccGTCCTCGTCACCGGCTGCTCCTCCGGCATCGGCCTGGCCGTGGCCGTGCGGCTGGCGCAGGACCCCCAGCGCCGCTTCCAGG TCATCGCCACCATGCGGGACCTGCGGAAGAAGGAGAAgctggaggaggcggcggggccggcgctgGGCAAGACGCTGAGCATCCAGCGCCTCGACGTCTGCAGCGACACCTCGGTGGCCGAGTGCCTGAGCAGCATCCCCGGGGGACGGGTGGACGTGCTGG TGAACAACGCCGGCGTGGGGCACGTGGGCCCCGTGGAGAGCATCAGCGTGGAGGAGATGAAGCGCGTCTTCGAGACCAACTTCTTCGGGGCGGTGAGGATGGTCAAGGCCGTCCTGCCCGATATGAAGCGGCGCCGGAGCGGCCACATCGTGGTGGTCAGCAGCGTcatggggctgcagg gGATCGTCTTCAACGACGTCTACGCCGCCTCCAAGTTCGCCGTGGAGGGGTTTTGCGAGAGCTTGGccgtgcagctgctgcagttcaACGTCTT cgTCTCCATGGTGGAGCCGGGCCCCGTCAACACGGACTTCGAGCTGAAGCTGATGGAGGAGGTGTCGCGATCCGAGTTCCCCGGCGCCGACGAGGCCACGGTGCGCTACTTCAAGGACGTCTACCTGCCGGCCTCGCACGAGATCTTCACCACGCTGGGGCAGAGCCCGGCGGCCGTGGCCAAG GCCATCGCGAGCGTCATCGGGGCGCAGCGCCCGGCGTTCCGCACGCAGACCAACGGCCTCTACACGCCGCTGGTGGCCCTCAAGTACGCCGACCCCTCGGGGGACCTGTCGGTGCGCACCTACCACCGCCTCCTCTTCCACTACGGGACCCTCTTCCACCTCAGCATGGCGGCGCTGCGGTGCCTCACCTGCGGCTGCTTCCGTCGCAGGATCGCCCCGCTCTGA
- the PPAN gene encoding suppressor of SWI4 1 homolog isoform X1, with amino-acid sequence MGRPSKTKNQKKERAAALQQAQQDFGTVPHSFVFHRGRVGKNVRQLILDVRRVMEPYTARALKVRKKNSMKDFVAVAGPLGVTHFLVFSKSSSSINFKLFRLPGGPTLTFKVTQYSLIKDVVSSLKRHRMHEQQFTQHPLLVLSNFGLQQIHVKLMASMFQNMFPSINVHKVNLNSIKRCLLVSYDAETQLLDFRHYSVKVVPVGVSKGLKKLLQEKFPNMSRLEDISELLVKCVRGQKGSEAPSSRPQRSFFPPPPGQRHKPVGERGRAGRDPQHPGAAASLRRPGEHEGAAERRAPHRDRAPHDAAAREGGGGLGAGRRALPQLHSQNGGGGAGDPGAEGGEAAAEDGAAAAAGGGRGAQAAAAGGSPGEEPGGDPEEKAAGRRQRRRGPRGAGAAGSGRAVGRERRRVLPAGGGRGARRRSLSQPHQEAARPLGLRRAAETPAAQPAGAARSPETSPGSTGEAAEKGSGADGLEAPGSSRAKSGTRKRAAGPGGTGPRPQEEREAADKGKKRFSGGLGTPRRGSAEAAAVCHAPRLWGEKEVGTGEGGRTPTPAPGQYTLGTTTWRRVGRGGRKNCRVSLI; translated from the exons atGGGGCGGCCCAGCAAG ACCAAGAACCAGAAGAAGGAGCGGGCGGCGGCTCTGCAGCAGGCGCAGCAGGATTTCGGCACCGTCCCCCACTCCTTCGTCTTCCACCGCGGCCGCGTGGGCAAGAACGTGCGCCAGCTGATCCTGGACGTGCGCAGGGTGATGGAGCCTTACACCGCCCGGGCCCTCAAG GTCCGGAAGAAAAACTCGATGAAGGATTTCGTGGCCGTGGCCGGGCCGCTGGGGGTGACGCATTTTTTGGTCTTCAGCAAATCGAGCTCCAGCATCAACTTC AAGCTGTTCCGGCTGCCCGGGGGCCCGACGCTGACCTTCAAGGTGACGCAG TACTCGCTGATCAAGGACGTGGTCTCGTCCCTCAAGCGGCACCGCATGCACGAGCAGCAGTTCACCCAGCACCCGCTGCTGGTGCTCAGCAACTTCGGCCTCCAGCAGATCCACGTCAAGCTGATGGCCAGCATGTTCCAGAACATGTTTCCTTCCATCAACGTCCACAAG GTCAACCTCAACAGCATCAAGAGGTGTTTGCTCGTCAGCTACGACGCCGAGACGCAGCTCCTGGATTTCCGACACTA CAGCGTGAAGGTGGTGCCCGTGGGCGTGAGCAAGGGCCTGaagaagctgctgcaggagaaattCCCCAACATGAGCCGCCTGGAGGACATCAGCGAGCTGCTGGTGAAGTGCGTGCGGGGCCAGAAGGGCTCGGAGGCGCCTTCCTCCCGGCCCCAAcgctcctttttccccccccctcctggGCAGAGACATAAACCTGTCGGAGAGCGAGGCCGAGCAGGACGGGACCCACAACATCCTGGAGCTGCCGCAAGCCTACGCCGGCCGGGGGAACATGAAGGCGCAGCAGAGCGCCGTGCGCCTCACCGAG ATCGGGCCCCGCATGACGCTGCAGCTCGTGAAGGTGGAGGAGGGCTTGGCGCAGGGCGACGTGCTCTTCCACAGCTTCA TTCACAAAACGGAGGCGGAGGTGCAGGAGATCCTGGCGCGGAAGGAGGCGAAGCTGCGGCTGAAGacggagcggcggcggcagcaggaGGCGGCCGTGGAGCGCAAGCGGCAGCAGCGGGAGGCTCACCG GGAGAAGAGCCTGGCGGGGATCCGGAGGAAAAGGCAGCGGGACGGCGACAGCGACGCCGAGGACCCCGGGGCGCCGGAGCAGCAGGATCCGGCCGGGCAGTCGGACGAGAGCGACGCCGAGTATTACCGGCAGGAGGTGGGCGAGGAGCCCGACGAAG ATCTCTTTCCCAACCGCACCAAGAAGCCGCGAGGCCCCTCGGGCTCCGCCGTGCCGCGGAAACGCCGGCGgcgcagccagcaggagcagcccggAGCCCCGAAACCTCGCCCGGCAGCACCGGGGAAGCCGCGGAAAAAGGGTCCGGTGCGGACGGACTCGAAGCCCCAGGGAGCAGCCGGGCGAAAAGCGGGACGAGGAAGCGAGCGGCCGGCCCGGGAGGGACGGGGCCACGGCCCCAAGAGGAGAGGGAAGCTGCTGACAAGGGGAAAAAACGATTTTCAGGCGGCCTGGGCACGCCAAGAAGGGGAAGCGCTGAGGCTGCAGCCGTCTGCCACGCGCCGAGACTGTGGGGGGAGAAGGAAGTTggcaccggggagggggggaggacCCCCACTCCTGCTCCTGGGCAATACACGCTTGGAACGACCACGTGGCGCCGTGTTGGCCGTGGGGGGAGGAAAAACTGTAGGGTCAGCTTAATTTAA
- the PPAN gene encoding suppressor of SWI4 1 homolog isoform X2, which produces MGRPSKTKNQKKERAAALQQAQQDFGTVPHSFVFHRGRVGKNVRQLILDVRRVMEPYTARALKVRKKNSMKDFVAVAGPLGVTHFLVFSKSSSSINFKLFRLPGGPTLTFKVTQYSLIKDVVSSLKRHRMHEQQFTQHPLLVLSNFGLQQIHVKLMASMFQNMFPSINVHKVNLNSIKRCLLVSYDAETQLLDFRHYSVKVVPVGVSKGLKKLLQEKFPNMSRLEDISELLVKDINLSESEAEQDGTHNILELPQAYAGRGNMKAQQSAVRLTEIGPRMTLQLVKVEEGLAQGDVLFHSFIHKTEAEVQEILARKEAKLRLKTERRRQQEAAVERKRQQREAHREKSLAGIRRKRQRDGDSDAEDPGAPEQQDPAGQSDESDAEYYRQEVGEEPDEDLFPNRTKKPRGPSGSAVPRKRRRRSQQEQPGAPKPRPAAPGKPRKKGPVRTDSKPQGAAGRKAGRGSERPAREGRGHGPKRRGKLLTRGKNDFQAAWARQEGEALRLQPSATRRDCGGRRKLAPGRGGGPPLLLLGNTRLERPRGAVLAVGGGKTVGSA; this is translated from the exons atGGGGCGGCCCAGCAAG ACCAAGAACCAGAAGAAGGAGCGGGCGGCGGCTCTGCAGCAGGCGCAGCAGGATTTCGGCACCGTCCCCCACTCCTTCGTCTTCCACCGCGGCCGCGTGGGCAAGAACGTGCGCCAGCTGATCCTGGACGTGCGCAGGGTGATGGAGCCTTACACCGCCCGGGCCCTCAAG GTCCGGAAGAAAAACTCGATGAAGGATTTCGTGGCCGTGGCCGGGCCGCTGGGGGTGACGCATTTTTTGGTCTTCAGCAAATCGAGCTCCAGCATCAACTTC AAGCTGTTCCGGCTGCCCGGGGGCCCGACGCTGACCTTCAAGGTGACGCAG TACTCGCTGATCAAGGACGTGGTCTCGTCCCTCAAGCGGCACCGCATGCACGAGCAGCAGTTCACCCAGCACCCGCTGCTGGTGCTCAGCAACTTCGGCCTCCAGCAGATCCACGTCAAGCTGATGGCCAGCATGTTCCAGAACATGTTTCCTTCCATCAACGTCCACAAG GTCAACCTCAACAGCATCAAGAGGTGTTTGCTCGTCAGCTACGACGCCGAGACGCAGCTCCTGGATTTCCGACACTA CAGCGTGAAGGTGGTGCCCGTGGGCGTGAGCAAGGGCCTGaagaagctgctgcaggagaaattCCCCAACATGAGCCGCCTGGAGGACATCAGCGAGCTGCTGGTGAA AGACATAAACCTGTCGGAGAGCGAGGCCGAGCAGGACGGGACCCACAACATCCTGGAGCTGCCGCAAGCCTACGCCGGCCGGGGGAACATGAAGGCGCAGCAGAGCGCCGTGCGCCTCACCGAG ATCGGGCCCCGCATGACGCTGCAGCTCGTGAAGGTGGAGGAGGGCTTGGCGCAGGGCGACGTGCTCTTCCACAGCTTCA TTCACAAAACGGAGGCGGAGGTGCAGGAGATCCTGGCGCGGAAGGAGGCGAAGCTGCGGCTGAAGacggagcggcggcggcagcaggaGGCGGCCGTGGAGCGCAAGCGGCAGCAGCGGGAGGCTCACCG GGAGAAGAGCCTGGCGGGGATCCGGAGGAAAAGGCAGCGGGACGGCGACAGCGACGCCGAGGACCCCGGGGCGCCGGAGCAGCAGGATCCGGCCGGGCAGTCGGACGAGAGCGACGCCGAGTATTACCGGCAGGAGGTGGGCGAGGAGCCCGACGAAG ATCTCTTTCCCAACCGCACCAAGAAGCCGCGAGGCCCCTCGGGCTCCGCCGTGCCGCGGAAACGCCGGCGgcgcagccagcaggagcagcccggAGCCCCGAAACCTCGCCCGGCAGCACCGGGGAAGCCGCGGAAAAAGGGTCCGGTGCGGACGGACTCGAAGCCCCAGGGAGCAGCCGGGCGAAAAGCGGGACGAGGAAGCGAGCGGCCGGCCCGGGAGGGACGGGGCCACGGCCCCAAGAGGAGAGGGAAGCTGCTGACAAGGGGAAAAAACGATTTTCAGGCGGCCTGGGCACGCCAAGAAGGGGAAGCGCTGAGGCTGCAGCCGTCTGCCACGCGCCGAGACTGTGGGGGGAGAAGGAAGTTggcaccggggagggggggaggacCCCCACTCCTGCTCCTGGGCAATACACGCTTGGAACGACCACGTGGCGCCGTGTTGGCCGTGGGGGGAGGAAAAACTGTAGGGTCAGCTTAA
- the P2RY11 gene encoding P2Y purinoceptor 11, which translates to MANATSGSPCSNFSRSQEVLWPVLAAQFPPALLGNAFAVFRLARERPWPVPVVYSFHLALSGALYSLSLPALAAYYRPPKRWSYGAALCKLERFLFNCNLYGGAFFVACVALNRYLGIVYPLRLRGRLSSRHAQALSAAVWALAAGLSAPTLYFSELREEDGAAECLGSASRERLPRFLAYSLLLAALGCALPFLLTAFCYGAVARVVFRNPRLGPLEKRRVGLLAGASVALYAFSYLPYHAFRNLNLWRRCRLRPPLEDCGVSRAVHAAAQLGKILVNFNVCLHPLLYAALADSQGREESGGVVPE; encoded by the exons ATGGCCAACGCCACCtcgggcagcccctgctccaacTTCAGCCGCTCGCAGGAGGTGCTGTGGCCGGTGCTGGCGGCCCAGTTCCCTCCGGCGCTGCTGGGCAACGCCTTCGCCGTCTTCCGCCTGGCCCGCGAGCGCCCGTGGCCGGTGCCCGTGGTTTATTCCTTCCACTTGGCCCTCAGCGGCGCGCTCTACTCGCTCTCGCTGCCCGCCTTGGCGGCGTATTACCGGCCCCCCAAACGCTGGAGCTACGGCGCAGCGCTCTGCAAGCTCGAGCGCTTCCTCTTCAACTGCAACCTCTACGGCGGCGCCTTCTTCGTCGCCTGCGTCGCCCTCAACCGCTACCTGGGCATCGTCTACCCGCTGCGGCTCCGCGGGCGGCTGAGCTCCCGGCACGCCCAGGCGCTGAGCGCGGCCGTCTGGGCGCTGGCCGCGGGGCTCTCGGCCCCCACCTTGTATTTTTCGGAGCTGCGGGAGGAGGACGGCGCGGCGGAGTGCTTGGGGAGCGCGTCGCGGGAGCGCCTGCCGCGCTTCCTCGCctacagcctgctgctggcggcgCTGGGCTGCgccctgcccttcctgctcACCGCCTTCTGCTACGGCGCCGTGGCCCGCGTGGTTTTCCGCAACCCTCGCCTCGGCCCGCTGGAAAAACGCCGCGTCGGGCTGCTGGCGGGGGCCAGCGTGGCCCTCTACGCCTTCTCCTACCTGCCCTACCACGCCTTCCGCAACCTCAACCTGTGGCGCCGCTGCCGCCTGCGGCCGCCCCTGGAGGACTGCGGAGTCTCGCGCGCCGTCCACGCCGCCGCCCAGCTCGGCAAAATCCTCGTCAACTTCAACGTCTGCCTGCACCCGCTGCTCTACGCCGCGCTGGCCGACAGC caaggaagagaggaaagcgGCGGCGTAGTGCCGGAGTAG